TGCGCCTGACCCACATTCCCACGGGGGTCGTGGCGGCGTGCCAGCAGGAGCGCAGCCAGCACAAGAACCGGGCCAAGGCCTGGGACATGCTGCGCGCGCGCCTGTACGAGCTGGAGCTGAAAAAGCGGGAAGAAGCCGCATCGGCCCTGGAAGAGCAGAAAACCGACATCGGCTGGGGCCACCAGATCCGCAGCTATGTCCTTCACCCCTACCAGATGGTCAAGGACCTGCGCACCGGTGTGGAAACCAGCCAGAGCCACGCGGTTCTGGACGGCGACCTGGACATGTTCCTGCAGGCCTCACTCGCCCACCGCATCAAGGGGCACGGGGACGCAGAAGCCTGATGCAGTTTCCCTGGCAATGCTGACATGCTGTTCAATTCTCCGCAATTCCTGTTTCTTTTCCTGCCGGTGTCGCTGGCCCTGTTTCTGGCCCTGAAAAAGTGGAGCCACGGGCGGGCCGTAGTGGCTTTTGTGGGTCTGGTATCCCTTGTTTTTTACAGCTTCTGGGATTTTCGCTATCTGGGCCTGCTTCTGGCCTCCATCGTCTTCAACTTTATTGTCGGCGGACGACTGGTGAAAACGGGCAGCAGGCCACTGCTGTGGCTGGGGGTTGGGGGAAACCTTCTGTGCCTGGCGTGGTTCAAGTACGCAGGCTTTCTGGCAGTCAACATCAACGCCGTCATGCCGTTCAACATCCCGATCCCGCAGGTGATTCTGCCCCTGGGAATTTCGTTTTTCACCTTTGTGCAGATTGCCTATATCGTAGACGCTTGGCGAGGCAGGGCCGGCCATCACAGCTTTGCTGAATATCTGGCTTTTGTGACGTTCTTCCCCCACCTGATTGCCGGGCCCATTCTGAACCACAAAAGCATCATGCCGCAGTTCCACGAGCTTCCGGCAAAGGGATATTCATGGGGAAAAACGGCCATGGGCCTCAGTCTTCTGGCCATGGGCCTTTTCAAAAAGGTTGTGCTGGCGGACGGACTGGCGAAGTACGCCATCCCCGTGTTCACCCGCGCGGACAGCGGCGCGGCCCTTCCCCTGCTGGATTCATGGGCGGGGGCCCTGCACTATACCCTGCAGCTGTATTTTGATTTTTCGGGATACTCGGACATGGCCATCGGTATCGGCCTGATGTTCGGGATCAGGCTGCCGGACAATTTCCGCTCGCCCTATCGGTCGGCCAGCATTATCGAATTCTGGCGGCGCTGGCATATCACCCTGTCCGATTTCCTGAAGAACTATCTGTATATTCCTCTGGGCGGAAACCGCAGGGGCGAGGCCAGACGCCTGGCCAACCTGATGCTGACCATGCTTCTGGGGGGTCTGTGGCACGGGGCCGGATGGACCTTTGTTATCTGGGGCGGCCT
This is a stretch of genomic DNA from Pseudomonadota bacterium. It encodes these proteins:
- a CDS encoding MBOAT family protein, producing MLFNSPQFLFLFLPVSLALFLALKKWSHGRAVVAFVGLVSLVFYSFWDFRYLGLLLASIVFNFIVGGRLVKTGSRPLLWLGVGGNLLCLAWFKYAGFLAVNINAVMPFNIPIPQVILPLGISFFTFVQIAYIVDAWRGRAGHHSFAEYLAFVTFFPHLIAGPILNHKSIMPQFHELPAKGYSWGKTAMGLSLLAMGLFKKVVLADGLAKYAIPVFTRADSGAALPLLDSWAGALHYTLQLYFDFSGYSDMAIGIGLMFGIRLPDNFRSPYRSASIIEFWRRWHITLSDFLKNYLYIPLGGNRRGEARRLANLMLTMLLGGLWHGAGWTFVIWGGLHGLYLAVNHLWRRAFPPESAGMARKLAGWILTMGAVILAWVFFRSATVAGALNLLAGMAGHNGMGEKFAGAGFLAMATAIALLMPNTMDIIAHAEGTGQKRWYSWRPDRRWAGLSAVLLAVSLYLMIYSSNRISEFIYFQF
- a CDS encoding PCRF domain-containing protein, coding for GVHRLVRISPFDSNARRHTSFASVAISPVIDDKIDIQIDEKDVRTDTYRSSGAGGQHVNKTDSAVRLTHIPTGVVAACQQERSQHKNRAKAWDMLRARLYELELKKREEAASALEEQKTDIGWGHQIRSYVLHPYQMVKDLRTGVETSQSHAVLDGDLDMFLQASLAHRIKGHGDAEA